CGAACGCCCAAAGTGAGTCCGGAGAGCAGTTGAGCAGTTCCTGCACGAGCGCGTGCGGGCTCGCAGTCGACGCGCCCTTCGCGCCCGGCATGCGGCGGTCGATGTCGACGCGGAAACTGACGAGGTGGATCGGCGTCTTCTGCCAGCCGTGCGAGACCGGGTAGGAACGGCCTTCGATCTCGACAGCGTGCGTCGTGCGCAGACGGCCGTAGCCGAGCTCCTGGAACAGCGGCAGCAGCCACTTGTCGCGCGTCAGCGTCGTGCCGGCATCGGTAGCCGGAAGCGCTTCGCGCAATGTCGAA
The Deltaproteobacteria bacterium DNA segment above includes these coding regions:
- a CDS encoding type II DNA modification enzyme; this translates as MTEGAILPADLLARVAAGDGKSIGGLTPDAYHLPGRERIAEATNRSWNRMVGAWASFSTLREALPATDAGTTLTRDKWLLPLFQELGYGRLRTTHAVEIEGRSYPVSHGWQKTPIHLVSFRVDIDRRMPGAKGASTASPHALVQELLNCSPDSLWAF